One Paenibacillus sp. FSL H7-0737 DNA segment encodes these proteins:
- a CDS encoding GerAB/ArcD/ProY family transporter, translating to MQTSKWQLFRFFIIFFSSQTTIFLIPTLIATSSYQGWIGLIVGSLLGLILLWFTFHVGMMRPNQAWVSFGKDIIGKWPHKFMLLMLLCWCVYYASFDIENFVLFFGSNYLRGTPPLFIQCVIGLVIMYTASLGFTTIAYMADGLFLIFFITMIILFNLFLPNADFNMLPAFIHYHDPGIALKDSIVVMSWFGEWIVLLFVVPDLKLEAKMLKRLVLTGIFVLVTVLIGWSLTMMSFGPHLGQELQYPFLELVRSAKQDNLLGNSDPLLIGIWSSSMFIHSSFLIYVASRCVSGLFNTKARKMYIPFLTIASITIAFLYSRHIGSYYKHYNSYAIVVIWLIVESIPIYYAITAFFRYRYKTAK from the coding sequence ATGCAAACATCGAAATGGCAGCTGTTCCGTTTTTTTATTATTTTCTTCAGCTCCCAAACCACTATTTTTTTGATTCCGACTCTAATTGCTACTTCATCCTATCAAGGCTGGATTGGTTTAATAGTGGGATCTTTATTAGGGTTAATATTATTGTGGTTTACTTTTCACGTCGGTATGATGCGGCCTAATCAAGCGTGGGTTAGCTTTGGAAAAGATATCATAGGTAAATGGCCACACAAGTTCATGCTTCTTATGCTTTTATGCTGGTGTGTTTATTATGCATCCTTTGATATTGAGAACTTTGTGCTATTCTTTGGTTCTAATTATTTGAGGGGAACTCCACCTCTGTTTATTCAATGTGTGATTGGGCTAGTGATTATGTATACTGCAAGTTTAGGCTTTACAACGATTGCGTATATGGCGGATGGACTTTTTCTTATTTTTTTCATCACGATGATCATTTTATTTAATTTATTTCTCCCAAATGCGGATTTCAATATGCTGCCAGCCTTCATTCATTATCATGATCCCGGGATTGCCCTGAAGGACTCTATTGTAGTCATGTCATGGTTTGGGGAATGGATTGTCCTCTTGTTTGTTGTGCCCGATCTGAAGCTTGAAGCGAAGATGCTGAAAAGATTAGTTCTTACGGGGATATTTGTCTTAGTAACTGTCTTAATTGGTTGGTCACTGACGATGATGAGTTTTGGTCCACATTTGGGTCAGGAACTGCAATATCCTTTCCTTGAATTGGTGCGCAGCGCCAAACAAGATAATCTGCTAGGTAATTCGGATCCGCTCTTAATTGGAATATGGTCGTCTTCTATGTTCATTCACAGCTCTTTTCTTATCTATGTAGCCTCTAGATGTGTATCCGGCTTGTTTAATACAAAAGCTAGAAAAATGTACATTCCCTTTTTAACAATAGCTTCAATAACGATAGCTTTTTTATATTCACGACACATAGGCAGTTATTATAAACACTATAATAGTTATGCTATTGTTGTCATTTGGCTAATCGTTGAAAGCATACCGATCTATTATGCCATCACGGCTTTCTTTCGATATCGGTATAAAACTGCGAAGTAA
- a CDS encoding DUF58 domain-containing protein yields the protein MALPWFIFITIALLFLLAVIYERNGLKALSYTRYFSTKVAYEGDNLEMIEEIVNAKLLPLPWLRLESSIARGLEFGSQDNLGISTGEIYQNHISLFFLKSYRHIKRRHQVTCERRGIYRLESVTMTTGDPFGLIRKNKTYPLQLELLVYPNLLNLDDLPLPIHSWLGELPVKRWIVEDPFLTAGIREYSSGDSMGLINWKATARTGTMQVHKKDYTADSRLVICLNIEDSDSMWRAVTDVERIEQGIRYAATIAEYAMRHGIETGFICNGRLDDGGERDPVEAKPMAELEDLLELLAKLELDRTLPMSRLLALQAESGISDTDFLIISCHRGAELQEAADLLLVLGNGIEWLDIPEQGGESA from the coding sequence ATGGCTTTGCCTTGGTTCATTTTCATTACAATAGCTCTCCTGTTCCTTCTTGCCGTTATCTATGAACGGAATGGTCTGAAAGCGCTTAGTTATACTCGGTATTTTTCAACGAAGGTCGCTTATGAAGGGGATAACCTTGAGATGATCGAGGAGATCGTTAATGCGAAACTTCTGCCATTACCATGGCTTCGACTGGAATCTAGTATTGCAAGAGGCTTGGAATTTGGAAGTCAAGATAATCTCGGTATTAGCACGGGTGAAATCTACCAGAATCATATCAGCTTGTTCTTTCTTAAATCTTACCGTCATATTAAACGGCGTCATCAAGTAACTTGCGAACGGCGTGGGATATACCGTTTGGAGTCAGTCACCATGACCACTGGAGATCCCTTTGGATTGATCCGGAAAAATAAAACGTATCCTCTCCAATTAGAGTTATTAGTCTATCCTAATTTGCTGAATCTAGACGATCTTCCGCTACCGATACATAGCTGGCTGGGTGAACTTCCAGTGAAAAGATGGATCGTAGAAGATCCTTTCCTGACTGCAGGTATTCGCGAGTATAGCTCAGGAGATTCTATGGGACTTATAAACTGGAAGGCTACAGCGCGCACAGGGACTATGCAGGTACATAAGAAAGACTACACTGCGGATTCTAGACTCGTCATTTGCTTGAATATAGAGGACAGTGATTCCATGTGGAGAGCGGTAACGGATGTGGAACGTATCGAGCAAGGGATAAGATATGCAGCCACTATCGCCGAATACGCTATGCGCCATGGAATTGAGACGGGATTTATCTGTAACGGCAGATTGGATGACGGGGGCGAAAGAGATCCTGTTGAAGCAAAACCTATGGCTGAGCTGGAAGACTTGCTAGAGCTGTTAGCAAAGCTGGAGCTAGACAGAACGCTTCCTATGAGTCGATTGCTAGCCCTGCAGGCCGAGAGCGGAATAAGTGATACAGACTTTCTGATCATTAGCTGTCATAGAGGAGCAGAATTACAAGAGGCTGCTGACCTCCTATTGGTGTTGGGCAATGGTATAGAATGGCTGGATATTCCGGAACAGGGAGGAGAGAGCGCATGA
- a CDS encoding AAA family ATPase produces the protein MNLQEVTELIKSIRTNLAKVIVGKEDGVDLLLTALLANGHVLLEDVPGTGKTLLAKVLAKSLDCTFKRIQFTPDLLPSDLSGINFYNQKSGEFQFRPGPVFANILLADEINRATPRTQSSLLECMEERQITIDGVTHGLEAPFLVIATQNPIDNQGTFPLPEAQLDRFLMRITTGYPSFDEGIHILQRFRENNPLEETFAVAAAQDIQAAQRLAASVSISDDLLAYIVRITEATRKSAAVKLGASPRASGALLRSSQGYALIQGRSFVTPDDIKAVAVPVLAHRLLLHRGLGSKEGQAAEIVLQVLREVEVPTELVASLRGGKVE, from the coding sequence ATGAATCTTCAAGAAGTTACTGAACTCATCAAATCTATTAGAACCAATCTAGCTAAAGTCATTGTAGGTAAAGAAGATGGAGTAGACCTGCTATTAACCGCATTACTTGCCAATGGTCATGTTCTACTGGAGGATGTTCCGGGTACAGGTAAAACCTTGTTAGCCAAAGTCCTTGCAAAGTCTTTAGATTGTACATTTAAACGTATTCAATTTACACCAGACTTGCTGCCTTCTGATTTAAGCGGCATTAATTTTTATAATCAAAAGTCAGGTGAATTTCAGTTTAGACCAGGTCCAGTATTTGCGAATATTTTGTTGGCTGATGAAATTAACCGTGCAACACCAAGAACTCAATCCAGTCTGCTGGAATGTATGGAGGAGCGGCAAATCACGATCGATGGTGTGACTCATGGCCTAGAAGCACCTTTTCTCGTTATTGCTACTCAGAATCCGATTGATAACCAAGGCACTTTTCCGTTGCCTGAAGCTCAATTAGATAGATTTCTAATGCGGATTACTACGGGGTATCCTTCATTTGACGAAGGGATTCATATTTTGCAGCGTTTCCGCGAGAATAATCCACTTGAAGAGACTTTTGCTGTGGCTGCCGCTCAAGATATACAAGCTGCACAGCGTTTGGCTGCTTCCGTGAGTATAAGTGATGATTTGCTAGCCTATATCGTTCGGATTACGGAAGCTACTCGCAAATCTGCGGCAGTAAAACTAGGGGCGAGTCCACGTGCGAGTGGAGCATTGCTCAGATCATCTCAAGGATATGCTCTAATCCAAGGCAGATCTTTCGTTACACCAGATGATATTAAAGCCGTAGCTGTTCCGGTGCTTGCTCATCGTCTACTTCTTCATCGTGGATTGGGTTCAAAAGAGGGACAGGCCGCGGAAATTGTGTTACAAGTGCTTCGTGAGGTAGAGGTGCCGACAGAACTCGTTGCATCCTTAAGAGGCGGAAAGGTGGAATGA